A portion of the Manihot esculenta cultivar AM560-2 chromosome 2, M.esculenta_v8, whole genome shotgun sequence genome contains these proteins:
- the LOC110608697 gene encoding probable copper-transporting ATPase HMA5 isoform X1 codes for MASKLLVLACVRNESYGDLSPRPRYPSMPKYPKGFSASENIVKGSEAKAVFSVIGMTCAACAGSVEKAVKRLPGIREAAVDFLNNRAQVLFYPTFVNEETIRETIEDAGFEAKLIQDETSDRSTQVCRMLINGMTCTSCSNTVEQALQATQGVQKAQVALATEEVEVHYDPKVLSHNQLLQSIEDIGFEAILISTGEDIDKIHLKVDGIRNDHSIEAIENSLRALPGVQNIDIDTALNKFSISYKPEMTGPRNFIKVIQSIGAGRLKAMIFPEGSGGRESHRREEIKQYYRSFLWSLVFTIPVFLISMVFMYIPVIEHRLETKIVNMLTTGAILRWVLSTPVQFVIGRRFYTGAYKALRHHSANMDVLIALGTNAAYFYSFYSVLRAAASPDFMGTDFFETSSMLISFILLGKYLEVLAKGKTSEAIAMLMDLAPETAILLTLDDEGNVIKEEEIDGRLIQKNDVIKILPGAKVASDGFVIWGQSHVNESMITGEARPVAKRKGDPVIGGTVNENGVLHIKATKVGSESALSQIVRLVESAQMAKAPVQKFADRISKFFVPLVIIISFSTWLAWFLAGKFHVYPKSWIPNSIDSFELALQFGIAVIVIACPCALGLATPTAVMVGTGVGASQGVLIKGGQALESAHKVNCIVFDKTGTLTVGKPVVVNTKLFKNMVLGDFYELVAAAEVNSEHPLAKAIVEYAKKFREDEESPVWPEAQDFVSITGHGVKAIVRNREIIVGNRSLMLDNNIIIPVDAEEMLAETEEMAQTGILISIDREVIGLLAISDPLKPGAREVISILKSMKVRSIMVTGDNYGTANSIAREVGIETVMAETKPEQKAEKVKELQASGYVVAMVGDGINDSPALVAADVGMAIGAGTDIAIEAADIVLMKSNLEDVITAIDLSRKTFSRIRLNYIWALGYNLLGIPIAAGALFPGTGFRLPPWVAGAAMAASSVSVVMCSLLLKNYKRPKILENLEIRGIRIE; via the exons ATGGCCTCCAAGTTACTGGTGTTAGCTTGCGTACGCAATGAAAGCTATGGAGATTTGTCTCCCAGACCTCGCTACCCCTCCATGCCTAAATACCCCAAAGGCTTTTCCGCGTCGGAAAATATTGTCAAGGGGTCGGAGGCCAAGGCTGTGTTTTCTGTCATCGGAATGACATGCGCTGCTTGTGCTGGATCCGTTGAGAAAGCAGTCAAACGCCTTCCTGGTATTCGCGAGGCTGCTGTTGATTTCTTGAATAATCGGGCTCAAGTTTTATTCTATCCGACTTTCGTTAAC GAAGAAACCATTCGTGAAACTATCGAAGATGCGGGATTTGAGGCCAAACTGATTCAAGATGAGACCAGTGATAGATCAACTCAGGTATGCCGGATGCTCATTAATGGAATGACTTGCACTTCTTGTTCTAACACGGTTGAGCAAGCTCTGCAAGCAACTCAAGGTGTACAAAAGGCTCAAGTGGCCTTGGCAACTGAAGAAGTAGAAGTTCATTATGATCCAAAGGTTCTGAGCCACAACCAGCTCTTACAGTCCATAGAGGATATAGGATTTGAAGCCATACTTATCAGTACAGGTGAAGACATAGACAAGATACACCTTAAAGTTGATGGTATAAGGAATGACCATTCAATTGAAGCGATTGAAAATTCTCTTCGAGCACTTCCTGGCGTTCAAAATATAGACATAGACACTGCACTCAACAAATTCTCTATTTCTTACAAACCAGAAATGACTGGTCCTAGAAATTTTATCAAAGTGATTCAATCAATTGGAGCCGGACGATTGAAGGCCATGATCTTTCCTGAAGGGTCAGGAGGAAGAGAAAGCCATAGACGAGAGGAAATTAAGCAATATTACAGATCCTTCCTTTGGAGTTTGGTTTTTACCATTCCTGTATTCTTAATATCCATGGTTTTTATGTACATCCCTGTGATTGAGCATCGATTGGAGACTAAAATAGTCAATATGCTGACTACAGGAGCAATTTTGAGGTGGGTTCTATCCACTCCAGTGCAGTTCGTCATTGGCCGACGATTCTACACGGGGGCCTACAAAGCATTAAGGCATCATTCTGCTAATATGGATGTTCTGATCGCCTTAGGAACAAATGCAGCCTACTTCTATTCGTTCTACTCTGTGTTGAGAGCTGCTGCTTCTCCAGATTTCATGGGGACAGATTTCTTTGAGACTAGCTCAATGCTTATATCATTCATTCTACTTGGAAAGTATCTAGAGGTTTTGGCTAAAGGAAAGACATCCGAGGCCATTGCTATGCTTATGGACTTGGCACCTGAGACAGCAATATTATTGACTCTAGATGATGAAGGAAATGTGATTAAGGAAGAAGAGATTGATGGCAGATTGATACAAAAGAACGATGTGATTAAAATCCTGCCTGGTGCAAAAGTAGCTTCAGATGGTTTTGTCATATGGGGTCAGAGCCACGTCAATGAGAGCATGATAACAGGAGAAGCAAGGCCAGTGGCAAAGAGGAAAGGTGATCCTGTGATTGGGGGTACAGTGAATGAGAATGGAGTATTGCATATTAAGGCTACAAAGGTTGGATCAGAAAGTGCTCTTTCGCAAATTGTTCGTCTTGTTGAGTCAGCGCAAATGGCTAAAGCTCCAGTGCAGAAATTTGCTGATCGTATTTCCAAGTTCTTTGTGCCTCTG GTAATCATTATTTCATTCTCTACTTGGCTTGCCTGGTTTTTAGCTGGGAAGTTCCATGTCTACCCGAAATCTTGGATACCAAATTCTATAGACAGCTTTGAGCTTGCTCTCCAATTTGGAATTGCTGTTATTGTTATAGCCTGCCCGTGTGCTCTTGGTTTAGCAACTCCAACTGCTGTCATGGTTGGTACAGGAGTTGGTGCATCTCAGGGTGTTCTAATCAAAGGCGGCCAAGCATTAGAAAGTGCACACAAG GTGAATTGTATTGTGTTTGACAAGACAGGAACTCTTACAGTTGGAAAGCCAGTGGTTGTTAACACAAAACTCTTCAAGAATATGGTACTAGGAGATTTTTACGAACTTGTTGCTGCGGCTGAG GTAAATAGCGAGCACCCTTTGGCCAAAGCTATTGTAGAGTATGCCAAGAAATTCAGAGAAGATGAAGAGAGCCCTGTTTGGCCAGAGGCACAAGATTTCGTCTCCATTACTGGCCATGGAGTAAAAGCTATTGTCCGCAACAGGGAAATAATAGTAGGAAACAGAAGCTTAATGCTCGATAACAACATTATCATTCCAGTTGATGCTGAAGAGATGCTTGCAGAAACCGAAGAGATGGCTCAAACCGGGATTTTAATCTCTATAGATCGAGAAGTCATTGGATTACTAGCCATATCTGATCCGCTGAAACCAGGAGCACGTGAAGTCATTTCCATTCTCAAGTCTATGAAAGTAAGGAGCATAATGGTGACAGGTGACAATTACGGAACCGCCAATTCCATTGCTAGGGAAGTTGGGATTGAAACTGTTATGGCAGAAACCAAACCTGAACAGAAAGCAGAGAAAGTGAAGGAGTTACAG GCCTCAGGCTATGTAGTGGCAATGGTTGGCGATGGAATAAATGATTCACCAGCACTTGTAGCAGCAGATGTTGGAATGGCAATTGGTGCAGGCACAGATATCGCCATAGAGGCAGCTGACATAGTTCTGATGAAGAGCAACCTGGAGGATGTGATTACTGCTATAGACCTTTCCAGGAAGACTTTTTCTCGTATTCGTCTAAACTACATTTGGGCTTTGGGTTATAATTTACTAGGCATCCCAATAGCAGCTGGGGCACTTTTTCCTGGAACTGGATTCCGTTTGCCCCCATGGGTTGCTGGTGCTGCCATGGCAGCTTCTTCAGTCAGTGTGGTAATGTGTTCTCTCCTGTTAAAAAATTACAAGAGACCCAAGATATTGGAAAATCTAGAGATTCGTGGAATAAGGATCGAGTGA
- the LOC110608697 gene encoding probable copper-transporting ATPase HMA5 isoform X2, which translates to MLINGMTCTSCSNTVEQALQATQGVQKAQVALATEEVEVHYDPKVLSHNQLLQSIEDIGFEAILISTGEDIDKIHLKVDGIRNDHSIEAIENSLRALPGVQNIDIDTALNKFSISYKPEMTGPRNFIKVIQSIGAGRLKAMIFPEGSGGRESHRREEIKQYYRSFLWSLVFTIPVFLISMVFMYIPVIEHRLETKIVNMLTTGAILRWVLSTPVQFVIGRRFYTGAYKALRHHSANMDVLIALGTNAAYFYSFYSVLRAAASPDFMGTDFFETSSMLISFILLGKYLEVLAKGKTSEAIAMLMDLAPETAILLTLDDEGNVIKEEEIDGRLIQKNDVIKILPGAKVASDGFVIWGQSHVNESMITGEARPVAKRKGDPVIGGTVNENGVLHIKATKVGSESALSQIVRLVESAQMAKAPVQKFADRISKFFVPLVIIISFSTWLAWFLAGKFHVYPKSWIPNSIDSFELALQFGIAVIVIACPCALGLATPTAVMVGTGVGASQGVLIKGGQALESAHKVNCIVFDKTGTLTVGKPVVVNTKLFKNMVLGDFYELVAAAEVNSEHPLAKAIVEYAKKFREDEESPVWPEAQDFVSITGHGVKAIVRNREIIVGNRSLMLDNNIIIPVDAEEMLAETEEMAQTGILISIDREVIGLLAISDPLKPGAREVISILKSMKVRSIMVTGDNYGTANSIAREVGIETVMAETKPEQKAEKVKELQASGYVVAMVGDGINDSPALVAADVGMAIGAGTDIAIEAADIVLMKSNLEDVITAIDLSRKTFSRIRLNYIWALGYNLLGIPIAAGALFPGTGFRLPPWVAGAAMAASSVSVVMCSLLLKNYKRPKILENLEIRGIRIE; encoded by the exons ATGCTCATTAATGGAATGACTTGCACTTCTTGTTCTAACACGGTTGAGCAAGCTCTGCAAGCAACTCAAGGTGTACAAAAGGCTCAAGTGGCCTTGGCAACTGAAGAAGTAGAAGTTCATTATGATCCAAAGGTTCTGAGCCACAACCAGCTCTTACAGTCCATAGAGGATATAGGATTTGAAGCCATACTTATCAGTACAGGTGAAGACATAGACAAGATACACCTTAAAGTTGATGGTATAAGGAATGACCATTCAATTGAAGCGATTGAAAATTCTCTTCGAGCACTTCCTGGCGTTCAAAATATAGACATAGACACTGCACTCAACAAATTCTCTATTTCTTACAAACCAGAAATGACTGGTCCTAGAAATTTTATCAAAGTGATTCAATCAATTGGAGCCGGACGATTGAAGGCCATGATCTTTCCTGAAGGGTCAGGAGGAAGAGAAAGCCATAGACGAGAGGAAATTAAGCAATATTACAGATCCTTCCTTTGGAGTTTGGTTTTTACCATTCCTGTATTCTTAATATCCATGGTTTTTATGTACATCCCTGTGATTGAGCATCGATTGGAGACTAAAATAGTCAATATGCTGACTACAGGAGCAATTTTGAGGTGGGTTCTATCCACTCCAGTGCAGTTCGTCATTGGCCGACGATTCTACACGGGGGCCTACAAAGCATTAAGGCATCATTCTGCTAATATGGATGTTCTGATCGCCTTAGGAACAAATGCAGCCTACTTCTATTCGTTCTACTCTGTGTTGAGAGCTGCTGCTTCTCCAGATTTCATGGGGACAGATTTCTTTGAGACTAGCTCAATGCTTATATCATTCATTCTACTTGGAAAGTATCTAGAGGTTTTGGCTAAAGGAAAGACATCCGAGGCCATTGCTATGCTTATGGACTTGGCACCTGAGACAGCAATATTATTGACTCTAGATGATGAAGGAAATGTGATTAAGGAAGAAGAGATTGATGGCAGATTGATACAAAAGAACGATGTGATTAAAATCCTGCCTGGTGCAAAAGTAGCTTCAGATGGTTTTGTCATATGGGGTCAGAGCCACGTCAATGAGAGCATGATAACAGGAGAAGCAAGGCCAGTGGCAAAGAGGAAAGGTGATCCTGTGATTGGGGGTACAGTGAATGAGAATGGAGTATTGCATATTAAGGCTACAAAGGTTGGATCAGAAAGTGCTCTTTCGCAAATTGTTCGTCTTGTTGAGTCAGCGCAAATGGCTAAAGCTCCAGTGCAGAAATTTGCTGATCGTATTTCCAAGTTCTTTGTGCCTCTG GTAATCATTATTTCATTCTCTACTTGGCTTGCCTGGTTTTTAGCTGGGAAGTTCCATGTCTACCCGAAATCTTGGATACCAAATTCTATAGACAGCTTTGAGCTTGCTCTCCAATTTGGAATTGCTGTTATTGTTATAGCCTGCCCGTGTGCTCTTGGTTTAGCAACTCCAACTGCTGTCATGGTTGGTACAGGAGTTGGTGCATCTCAGGGTGTTCTAATCAAAGGCGGCCAAGCATTAGAAAGTGCACACAAG GTGAATTGTATTGTGTTTGACAAGACAGGAACTCTTACAGTTGGAAAGCCAGTGGTTGTTAACACAAAACTCTTCAAGAATATGGTACTAGGAGATTTTTACGAACTTGTTGCTGCGGCTGAG GTAAATAGCGAGCACCCTTTGGCCAAAGCTATTGTAGAGTATGCCAAGAAATTCAGAGAAGATGAAGAGAGCCCTGTTTGGCCAGAGGCACAAGATTTCGTCTCCATTACTGGCCATGGAGTAAAAGCTATTGTCCGCAACAGGGAAATAATAGTAGGAAACAGAAGCTTAATGCTCGATAACAACATTATCATTCCAGTTGATGCTGAAGAGATGCTTGCAGAAACCGAAGAGATGGCTCAAACCGGGATTTTAATCTCTATAGATCGAGAAGTCATTGGATTACTAGCCATATCTGATCCGCTGAAACCAGGAGCACGTGAAGTCATTTCCATTCTCAAGTCTATGAAAGTAAGGAGCATAATGGTGACAGGTGACAATTACGGAACCGCCAATTCCATTGCTAGGGAAGTTGGGATTGAAACTGTTATGGCAGAAACCAAACCTGAACAGAAAGCAGAGAAAGTGAAGGAGTTACAG GCCTCAGGCTATGTAGTGGCAATGGTTGGCGATGGAATAAATGATTCACCAGCACTTGTAGCAGCAGATGTTGGAATGGCAATTGGTGCAGGCACAGATATCGCCATAGAGGCAGCTGACATAGTTCTGATGAAGAGCAACCTGGAGGATGTGATTACTGCTATAGACCTTTCCAGGAAGACTTTTTCTCGTATTCGTCTAAACTACATTTGGGCTTTGGGTTATAATTTACTAGGCATCCCAATAGCAGCTGGGGCACTTTTTCCTGGAACTGGATTCCGTTTGCCCCCATGGGTTGCTGGTGCTGCCATGGCAGCTTCTTCAGTCAGTGTGGTAATGTGTTCTCTCCTGTTAAAAAATTACAAGAGACCCAAGATATTGGAAAATCTAGAGATTCGTGGAATAAGGATCGAGTGA